A stretch of Suncus etruscus isolate mSunEtr1 chromosome 9, mSunEtr1.pri.cur, whole genome shotgun sequence DNA encodes these proteins:
- the CLCF1 gene encoding cardiotrophin-like cytokine factor 1 — translation MYRQTDAHVSTHTQAKSLSSDTCLCAHTFWARPTPSSIPSAVHLASHPPSRSLPAQGDSWGVLACLCTVLWHLPAVPALNRTGDPGPGPSIQKTYDLTRYLEHQLRSLAGTYLNYLGPPFNEPDFNPPRLGAETLPRATVNLDVWRSLNDKLRLTQNYEAYSHLLCYLRGLAHQAATAELRRGLAHFCTSLQGLLGSIAGVMATLGYPLPQPRPGSELAWAPGPAHSDFLQKMDDFWLLKELQTWLWRSAKDFNRLKKKVPPPPSAAVTLPLEARGF, via the exons ATGTACAGGCAGACAGACGCACACGTGAGCACGCACACACAGGCCAAGTCCTTGTCCTCAGACACATGCCTCTGCGCACACACGTTCTGGGCCAGGCCCACCCCCTCCTCCATCCCCTCTGCTGTGCATCTGGCGTCCCACCCTCCCTCCCGCTCCCTCCCAGCCCAAG GGGACTCGTGGGGGGTGCTCGCCTGCCTGTGCACTGTGCTCTGGCACCTCCCTGCAGTGCCAGCCCTCAACCGCACTGGGGACCCTGGGCCCGGGCCCTCCATCCAGAAAACCTATGACCTCACCCGCTACCTGGAGCATCAACTCCGCAGCTTGGCCGGGACCTAC CTGAACTACCTGGGCCCCCCTTTCAACGAACCAGACTTCAACCCACCTCGGCTGGGCGCTGAGACTCTGCCCAGGGCCACTGTCAACTTGGACGTGTGGCGGAGTCTCAACGACAAGCTGCGCCTGACCCAGAACTACGAGGCCTACAGCCACCTCCTGTGCTACCTGCGTGGCCTGGCCCACCAAGCGGCCACAGCCGAGCTGCGCCGTGGCCTGGCTCACTTCTGCACCAGCCTGCAGGGCCTGCTGGGCAGCATCGCAGGCGTGATGGCCACCCTGGGCTACCCGCTGCCCCAGCCGAGGCCGGGGAGCGAGCTGGCCTGGGCGCCGGGCCCCGCGCACAGTGATTTCCTGCAGAAGATGGACGACTTCTGGCTGCTGAAGGAGCTGCAGACCTGGCTGTGGCGCTCAGCCAAGGACTTCAACCGGCTCAAGAAGAAGGTGCCGCCGCCACCCTCTGCCGCTGTGACCCTGCCCCTGGAGGCCCGCGGCTTCTGA